A region from the Aegilops tauschii subsp. strangulata cultivar AL8/78 chromosome 5, Aet v6.0, whole genome shotgun sequence genome encodes:
- the LOC109744070 gene encoding protein FLC EXPRESSOR: MAGRRAPHVMSLHDSGPPLLGRAPQHPQPGDDRDEPPHGALLHHPRGGPSQHPAVAALEDRIVSRDRDIQEFLVDNQRFAATHVALQQQLISAQHELRAVSIAGTRARMERKADVCNIADQAARIEAEARSVAGARVEIEQVHADVRVLAAARNELMDRLKDLREQLGCAQSNSAKSENVRSQIETMRREIQKGRAAVEFEKKAHADNLLQSKAMEKNMIAVASEIERLRGELVNAEKRATAVTTAAAVTNPGYAQPYSSSEATYATMYGNPEAAYAAYGSAEATYAGTYANSDAYSTTNQAQTRTDGNQHYMAQPVHYAQYEGQQQQQQQHTNVQR; this comes from the exons ATGGCCGGCCGCCGCGCGCCGCACGTCATGAGCCTCCACGACTCCGGCCCGCCGCTGCTCGGCCGCGCGCCGCAGCACCCGCAGCCCGGCGACGACCGCGACGAGCCCCCGCACGGCGCCCTCCTCCACCACCCGCGCGGGGGCCCCTCGCAGCACCCCGCCGTGGCGGCCCTCGAGGACCGCATCGTCTCCCGGGACCGGGACATCCAGGAGTTCCTCGTCGACAACCAGCGGTTCGCCGCCACCCACGTCGCGCTCCAGCAGCAGCTCATCTCCGCGCAGCACGAGCTCCGCGCCGTCTCCATCGCCGGCACCAGGGCCCGCATGGAGCGCAAGGCCGACGTCTGCAACATCGCCGACCAGGCCGCGCGCATCGAGGCCGAGGCGCGCTCCGTCGCCGGCGCGCGCGTGGAGATCGAGCAGGTCCACGCCGATGTGCGGGTGCTCGCTGCCGCGCGCAACGAACTCATGGACCGGCTCAAAGACCTCCGCGAGCAGCTAGGGTGCGCGCAGTCCAATTCCGCCAAGTCGGAGAACGTCCGCTCCCAGATTGAGACCATGCGACGGGAGATCCAGAAGGGCAG GGCTGCGGTTGAATTCGAAAAGAAGGCACATGCTGATAACCTTTTACAAAGTAAAGCAATGGAGAAAAATATGATTGCTGTGGCTAGTGAGATTGAGAGGCTTCGGGGTGAGCTTGTAAATGCTGAAAAGCGGGCCACTGCTGTCACCACAGCAGCAGCTGTAACCAACCCTG GGTATGCTCAACCGTACAGCAGTTCTGAGGCAACATATGCCACCATGTATGGCAATCCCGAGGCAGCATATGCAGCATATGGCAGTGCTGAGGCAACATATGCTGGAACATATGCCAATTCTGATGCTTATAGCACCACTAATCAG GCTCAGACTCGCACTGATGGCAATCAACATTACATGGCCCAGCCGGTTCACTATGCGCAGTACGAgggccagcagcagcagcagcagcagcacaccAATGTGCAAAGATGA